A single Leishmania infantum JPCM5 genome chromosome 14 DNA region contains:
- a CDS encoding beta-ketoacyl-CoA synthase translates to MDILTRHLQAMADAVDFPYMDRWLEDHIDIPIVATALYLILVHVVSKTFMKNRPAYNLRTLNIVWNLLLSLFSFVGAYYCVPRLYELVTAPAISGLEPSSLRYVANMTPAMRRNIVIPPGFREGVDAVSVRGSLDTSMCVFKDDMYRRNISGLLCLAFMFSKIPEMLDTAFLVFQKKPVIFLHWYHHVTVMLYCWHAWMSSTSSGLWFVCMNYGVHSIMYFYYFVAACGYSKLVRPVAPLITFLQIAQMVVGSVIAVYVFYMDQFGGGCDCRSSNAKLALMMYVSYFILFTNFFRSRYIKKKPKSASPSALPVRLNNDYKKYE, encoded by the coding sequence ATGGACATTCTCACGCGACACTTGCAGGCCATGGCGGATGCCGTCGACTTTCCGTATATGGATCGCTGGCTGGAGGACCATATTGACATTCCCATCGTCGCCACGGCACTGTACCTGATCCTCGTCCATGTCGTGAGCAAAACCTTTATGAAGAACCGCCCCGCCTACAACCTGCGCACCTTGAACATCGTGTGGAACTTGCTTCtgtccctcttctccttcgttGGCGCCTACTACTGTGTGCCGCGTCTGTACGAGTTGGTGACGGCGCCCGCGATCAGCGGGTTAGAGCCGAGCTCGCTGCGATATGTTGCGAACATGACGCCAGCCATGCGCCGCAACATCGTCATCCCGCCTGGGTTCCGCGAGGGTGTCGATGCTGTAAGCGTCCGCGGCTCCCTGGACACGTCGATGTGCGTCTTCAAGGATGACATGTACCGCCGCAACATCTCGGGACTCCTTTGCCTGGCCTTCATGTTCAGCAAGATCCCTGAGATGCTCGACACCGCCTTCCTTGTCTTTCAGAAGAAGCCCGTCATCTTCCTCCACTGGTATCACCACGTCACCGTCATGCTGTACTGCTGGCATGCGTGGATGTCATCAACCAGCAGCGGGCTGTGGTTTGTCTGCATGAACTACGGCGTGCACTCCATCATGTACTTCTACTACTTTGTGGCGGCCTGCGGGTACAGCAAGCTGGTGCGACCTGTCGCCCCGCTCATCACCTTCCTGCAGATCGCTCAGATGGTGGTCGGCAGCGTCATTGCCGTGTATGTATTCTACATGGACCAGTTCGGAGGCGGTTGCGACTGCCGCTCGTCGAACGCGAAGCTGGCATTGATGATGTACGTCTCCTACTTCATCCTCTTCACCAACTTCTTTCGTAGTCGGTACATCAAGAAGAAGCCGAAGTCGGCCTcaccgtcggcgctgccggtgagGTTGAACAACGACTACAAGAAGTACGAGTGA
- a CDS encoding beta-ketoacyl-CoA synthase — protein MESAAPSSTVTATSLTASSPSLSNPFLWAHHYITSFKGGKPHQWMCASPHIPLLIVVGYFLLVHAGPRVFSRLLGGKPVPGLAPIVAIWNLFFSIASTIGFCYCAPFLFRVLTMTNRELPGLAPKKDRTTGEWDQHPHVRGGLFTSLCYWNRNIFEDGATAFWVLTFNLSKIVELMDTVFLLLRHKPVPFIHWYHHASVMLFCWHAHVSGISNGLGFAVMNMLVHSIMYFYYFMCACGQRKLVRPFASMVTLLQIAQMFAGMALILYTTRLYVTHPGGCDTSASSLAFGTVMYLSYIILFVKLFRDNYVLKKRDGRERRRDTKVGY, from the coding sequence ATGGAGTCGGCtgcgccgagcagcaccgtgACTGCCACGTcgctgacggcgtcgtcaccctccctctcaaaTCCTTTCCTGTGGGCCCACCACTACATCACTAGCTTCAAGGGCGGCAAGCCACATCAGTGGATGTGCGCATCACCCCACATTCCGCTCCTGATTGTTGTCGGCTATTTTTTGCTCGTACATGCCGGGCCGCGCGTGTTCTCACGCCTGCTCGGGGGCAAGCCGGTGCCGGGGCTGGCCCCCATCGTCGCAATTTGGAATTTGTTCTTCAGCATCGCATCCACGATCGGCTTCTGCTACTGTGCGCCGTTCCTGTTTCGTGTCTTGACCATGACGAACCGCGAACTGCCGGGGCTCGCACCGAAGAAGGACCGCACAACGGGCGAGTGGGACCAGCACCCCCACGTGCGTGGGGGTCTGTTCACCTCTCTGTGCTACTGGAACCGCAACATCTTCGAggacggcgccaccgccttctgGGTCCTCACCTTCAACCTGAGCAAGATCGTTGAGCTGATGGACACCGTGTTCCTGCTGCTCAGGCACAAGCCGGTCCCCTTCATTCACTGGTACCACCACGCCTCCGTCATGCTCTTCTGCTGGCACGCGCATGTCTCCGGCATCAGCAACGGACTGGGCTTCGCGGTGATGAATATGTTGGTGCACTCCATCATGTACTTCTACTACttcatgtgcgcgtgcgggcaGCGTAAGCTGGTGCGCCCCTTCGCGTCGATGGTGACCCTTCTGCAGATTGCGCAGATGTTCGCTGGGATGGCGCTCATCCTGTACACGACGCGGCTGTACGTGACGCACCCCGGAGGCTGCGACACGAGCGCTTCGTCGCTGGCTTTCGGCACGGTCATGTACCTCTCTTACATTATCCTCTTCGTCAAGCTTTTCCGAGACAACTACGTGCTGAAGAAGCGCGACGGTCGCGAGAGGCGGCGCGATACGAAGGTGGGCTACTAG